One part of the Diadema setosum chromosome 6, eeDiaSeto1, whole genome shotgun sequence genome encodes these proteins:
- the LOC140230177 gene encoding adenosine receptor A1-like: METPLHRSLMIVAFAPLAIVIVIGNALVMLAVRREPTLREPSHLLLACLALADLLTGLVAIPVEVFSRIVRSHVTCTLGTAVYFTMWSPIFSGVSYVVIVLVNVDRYVAISRPLRYVSMVTSRRVVMVIVAVWVINLMHGFMFALWFSGDQFVIKYCTLGTLEPTGRENMEIRQLPRKFVDVLTTIGTVIAMISLVVICSCNLRILTIAKAQARRIQMAARDHPMGFPPPGPKLKKEVKAIRAILLILFIFCITSSPSWIWGVVEYFFDVSYLASFLASNINFFLQSISSAANPFIYCVKNPFFRKALRKMLTSLFRWLDGNKVNVDLEQSSQNLR, encoded by the coding sequence ATGGAAACTCCTCTCCATCGGTCTCTGATGATTGTCGCATTCGCACCTCTCGCTATCGTCATCGTTATCGGCAACGCTCTCGTCATGCTCGCTGTACGGAGGGAACCGACGCTGAGGGAACCAAGCCACCTTCTCTTGGCTTGTCTGGCCCTAGCGGATCTCTTGACGGGTCTAGTTGCCATACCTGTAGAAGTCTTCAGCAGAATTGTGCGAAGTCACGTTACATGCACTTTGGGAACTGCAGTATATTTCACAATGTGGTCCCCCATCTTCTCCGGGGTATCTTATGTGGTCATCGTACTGGTGAATGTAGACAGATATGTCGCCATAAGTCGACCCTTGCGATACGTCTCAATGGTTACCTCTAGACGGGTGGTCATGGTGATTGTTGCTGTGTGGGTGATTAATTTGATGCACGGTTTCATGTTTGCCCTTTGGTTCAGCGGGGACCAATTCGTAATTAAGTATTGCACTCTAGGCACGCTAGAGCCAACAGGAAGAGAGAACATGGAGATCAGGCAGTTACCCCGCAAATTTGTCGACGTCCTCACCACCATCGGCACTGTCATTGCCATGATTAGCCTCGTCGTCATCTGCAGCTGCAACCTCCGCATCCTCACAATCGCCAAAGCCCAGGCGCGGCGAATCCAGATGGCGGCTCGTGACCACCCCATGGGCTTCCCTCCTCCGGGACCAAAGCTCAAGAAAGAGGTGAAAGCAATACGCGCCATCCTACtcattcttttcatcttctGCATCACCTCATCCCCTTCATGGATTTGGGGCGTAGTCGAATATTTCTTTGACGTGAGTTATCTTGCTTCCTTTCTCGCAAGCAATATCAACTTTTTCCTCCAAAGCATCAGTTCAGCAGCGAACCCCTTCATCTACTGCGTTAAAAATCCCTTCTTCCGAAAGGCGTTGAGAAAGATGTTGACCTCCTTGTTCAGGTGGCTCGATGGTAACAAAGTCAACGTCGATCTGGAGCAGAGTAGTCAAAATCTACGTTAA